A genome region from Eremothecium gossypii ATCC 10895 chromosome VII, complete sequence includes the following:
- the NAT4 gene encoding N-terminal L-serine N(alpha)-acetyltransferase NatD (Syntenic homolog of Saccharomyces cerevisiae YMR069W (NAT4)) — MHAHAAAHAAALAAFPPTLHGLARAPAAPARLPAAARRRLAADLTALVAAGLAPLYRAHARLLYPRLRDPAAWPRCKRAELLDPAALHILYRDPAGRLACFISLLLPGPADPVLYILELHVAAPFRRRGLAAALLDAATRTARAAGLTRLELTVFTANRPALALYARAGFRPRRALHPDLTIMVCRL, encoded by the coding sequence CGCTCCACGGCCTCGCCCGCGCCcccgccgcccccgcccgcctgcccgccgccgcccgccgccgcctcgccGCAGACCTCACCGCCCTcgtcgccgccggcctCGCGCCCCTCTACCGCGCCCACGCCCGCCTGCTCTACCCCCGCCTCCGCGACCCCGCCGCCTGGCCCCGCTGCAAGCGCGCCGAGCTGCTCGACCCCGCCGCCCTGCACATCCTCTACCGCGACCCCGCCGGCCGCCTCGCCTGCTTCATCTCCCTGCTCCTGCCCGGCCCCGCCGACCCCGTGCTCTACATCCTGGAGCTGCACGTCGCGGCCCCGttccgccgccgcggcctAGCCGCGGCCCTGCTGGACGCCGCCACCCGTaccgcccgcgccgccggcctgACCCGCCTGGAGCTCACCGTCTTCACCGCCAACCGCCCGGCCCTGGCCCTAtacgcgcgcgcgggcttccgcccgcgccgcgcgctgcatCCGGACCTCACTATCATGGTCTGCCGCCTATAG